TTGCAGAGCCCACTGAATGGCCAGCCACTCCAGCTCCCACTGTCCAATCGTACTGTGTAATTGCAGTAAGAGAGGCCAAACATCTTTTAGCTTACTGGTAAGCTCATGCAGGATCTCCTCGACGATTAACGAACTACGTTCCTCTAATATTTGCAGCTGTTCATCATAGACTTGAGTAATGGCTGGATGGAGCCCGTATGCCGCTTCAAATGGCGTGGTTCGAAGGAGTTGAAGTCCCTTAATTCCCTTCAACCCCTCGAGACGATTAAGGGGAACCCAGCATTCACCCTCCTGATTCCAGGTGAGCTTGTATTGGTCCGCTAATTCACAACGATACTTGGACAACTCCTCATGACGCTGCTGCAGTAACGCCTGCTGCTCTGATTGTATTCTCTGTAATCGTGGATCAAACTGAGCAGGGATGGTAAAGCCCCCATCTCCATCAGCTTGGAAGTGTTGGAACTCTTCCAATACCAGATTACACTGCTGTAGCGCCGCTAGTCCCTCATGATCCCAATGCTGTCGTTCCTGAAGCCAACCTCTTAACTGTGTTAGCCACTCCAAAAGCTGATACCAGTCACTCAACCGACCAGCGAGCCTCGCCTGCCACATCTTCAATAAATGTTCAATGGAAAATAGTCGCCGTAAGTACATCTGGATCCTCTCTACCACCTCTGGATGGGCGCGTAGATATGTAATGGCTCTCCCTTGCTGATCCATATAAGCCTGCCAGGTCGCTTCCTCCCCTGGACGAAAGGGCCTCCAGACTGACTTAGCCTGACGACCCATGGGGGTAATGGGCTTCAAGTCTTGCCAAAACTGTTCCCAGCCCGATGCACTCTCTGTTAGTCGCTGTAGACGTTGTCGCATGACGATACTCCTTTTCTATCTCTTATTCTTGTGGGCAAATCAATAGCGCTGCTGACGCAGCACATCCACTAATGGAACATCAGGTGGCATCACAGCACGTAAGGCAGCCGCCATCTCCTGTGGGTCAAAGAAATAGCCTGCACAAGAATCCGCGTTCATGGTGACCGCCAGCAATGGCAGCTGTTGCTGTACATAGCAATGTCCACCCCTTCGATAGAAAGGCTGAACATCACAGGCTTCCAAAAACCATCGCGTATGATCGCGGAGAACAAGATGAAGTGTAGGATTGATCTTACTTAATTGCTGAAGACGCTCCGTTGTAAGTGCTCCAGGAAGATAAAGGCCCGCTTCACCAACATGAGGAATCTCGGACAAAATCGACCCTTCTGCTAAGCTCCAGATCCCTGGCCAATGCTGACCTCCCTGCTCTGTCCATAGCCAGATTTGCTCGGGATACTTCGCTACTTCGTCCTCATAGTAAGCCCGTAATGCGAGAGGAAGGTGGCTCGTATCCGGTAGAGAAAGGGGAAGAAGGCGATCTTCCATCGCCTTGACCACTTCCTGTAATGAGGGATGAACCGATGCACCTACGGAGAGGATGAGTCCATCCACTAAATTAGGCTGGGCTGCTGTAACACGATCATAGGCCCCATCGATTAGGAGATGTGTTGCTCCTTGGTACTGAAAATGCTCCCATACTTCCTGCAGATCAGCAGTGGTAGGAGTTCCTGCTAGTTTGCATGTTCCTGCGTTCAGGGTACGAATGAGATAGATGGAGCCTAAAGGTGTTGAACGGGCAAGGCGTTGCAGGATCGTATACTCCACCTCACTCTCCTGCAGTGCCTGCTCTGCTGTAGCTACTAATGTATGAGGAGGAAGACGAACCGCTGGCTTCTCCCGATAGCTCCAGACATCATACTTCTCCCCATCCACTCCTAAACTCGCTACGGCCATTGAATATCCCCGTCTTTCTCCTTCTGCTAAGAGTCCATTTAATACCGTCGTCTTCCCTACATTCTTAGCAAGCCCTGCAATACAAACCCGGGGAGCTGATGCTGGCCAAATCTCTTTAAACATGCCCTATGCCTCTTTCTTTTGTTCGTTTTGCTCGCTCTCAGTTTGGACTTCAGTGCTTTTCTCTACTACCTTCTCACGATATTCCTGACGCTTATGCTTAAGAGAGACTGCGCCTTGCTCTTCATAGGTTTGACGTTTCCGCATCCGCGATAGATCCTGAGGTACGAGGTTGAAGGCTTGATCCTTCATCAGGGCTTCGATTCCTACGGTTGCCTTATCCTGTACATCTTCACCGTACCAATAGGCTTCCTCTTCCCCTCGTACGTAATGGGCTGGCTCAGGGTAACTGGTAATCACCCCTTCATAATTACGGAGCACCACTTTCTCTGGGCTTTGGGAGATAAGATAGTTGGGCATGACTGGAATTTTACCACCGCCTCCTGGTGCATCAATCACGAATGTGGGCACGGCATAGCCTGAGGTATGACCTCGTAATGATTCAATAATCTCAATGCCTCGTGCTGTAGGTACGCGGAAATGCCCGATCCCTTCTGACATATCACACTGGTAGATATAGTAAGGACGAACGCGGGTCTTGACGAGCTCATGAACCAGTTCCTTCATAATTCTGGTGCTATCATTCACACCACGGAGGATCACCGACTGGTTTCCTAAAGGAACGCCGGCATCAGCCAGCTTGGCACAGGCTTCTCGCGCTTCAGGGGTTAACTCCTTAGGATGATTGAAATGTGTGTTCAGCCAAATGGGGTGGTACTTCTTTAAAATAGCGCAGAGATTATCGGTAATCCGCTGAGGAAAAACCACAGGTGCTCGCGTGCCAATCCGAATAATCTCCACATGAGGAATCTCTCGCAGATTCTTTAAGATATACTCTAGGATTCGATCATTGATGAGCAGTCCATCACCACCAGAGATGAGCACATCGCGAACCTGTGGCGTATTCCGAATATATTGGATCGCTGCATCTAACTGCTTCTTAGGCACACCCATCCCGATCTGACCAGAGAAGCGGCGCCGTGTACAGTAGCGACAGTACATGGAGCATTGGTTGGTCACGAGGAATAGAACACGATCTGGATAGCGATGGGTAAGACCCGGTGTAGGAGAGTCCTCATCTTCGTGTAATGGATCCTCTAAATCGTATGGTGTTTTATTGATCTCATGGGAGAGGGGAACCGATTGTAAGCGTACAGGACATCGAGGATCGTCTGGATCCATGATGCTGGCATAGTAAGGTGTAATATTGAGTGGGATGGTCTGACTGGAAATGCGCACGCCTTCCTCCTCTTCTGGTGTTAAGTTGACCACTTTCTTAAGATCATCTACCGTTTTAATGGTATGAGTAAGTTGCCACATCCAATCATTCCATTCTTCGTCTGTCACATCTTTCCACAGCTCTACCTCACGCCAATCTCTTCTTTCCTTCATTCCATCCTCTCCTTTTCTGCTTCTATTGAGATTCCTGCATAACGTTGATAAAACCATGCAGCAATTTGGGGATGCTCCCAGATCGCCTCGAAGGCAGCTTGGACATGTCCTGCCGTGTAGCCATTGCCAATCACCATCTGAATATCCTTACCTACCCCTTCTGCCCCTAAGGCCGCTGCTGTAAAGCTGGTGGCCATACTGAAAAAATAGGTGATTCCGCCTTGACGGGTGCTTAAGATCGCCGCCATCTCTGTATGGGGCATGCTGACACAATTGATTACAAGATCGGCTAATTCACCAGCTGTGGCGGCTTCTACCTGCTTCAGCACCTCCACTGGTTGCGTGGCATCCACTTGGATCACCTCATCAGCAATATGAAGCTGACGCAACCAATCACATGCTTCTGCTGAGTATTCTAAGGCCAAGAGCTGACCTGTATTACCCAGCTGCTTACGCGCTTGGAAGAGGGAGAGAACCCCTGATTTTCCACCAGCGCCAAGGATGACCACCCGCTGTTCAGGCTGTACCAACTTAGCGATCTGCCCAGGGGCTCCACATACATCGAGTACTGCAAGTGCTACACGACGGGGTAGCTCCTGAGGAATAGGAGCAAAAATCCCGCTGGCAAAGAGGATGGCTTCCCCCTCTACCTCTACTTGACCTGTCTCCATACAGATGTCATGGATCTGGTGAATACTCAATGGTGTCAATGAGAGGGAGACCAGCGTCGCCACCTCTTGACCGATCTGCAGCTCTGAATGAGGAAAGCGTTCTCCCCATTGACGAATCTTCCCAATCAACATCCCACCTGAACCGGTTACAGGATTATGCATCTTCCCCCGTTCATGGACGATCTGCAAGATGCGCGTTGCCACTGCTTCCTTTGTGCCTCCTACTTCCCGTTTAATCTGCTGAAATGAAGCAGCATCAATGTTTAATGTGGTTACATCGAGTAAGAGCTCATTATCATAGATGGGTAAACTGGGATCTATCCGCCAGGCTGGCTGGGGTAGCGTATTTGGTGGCTCGATACTTCGATGAATTCCATAATGGTCTCCTGGCTTCATCGGCAACACCCCTTTCTACTCGATTTCTAATGCAATATTCGTGCCAATTTTCAATCTATTCAATCTATTATTCGTAAGCATGGTATGGCAAGCAATTCAGACATTCTTCGTTTTCAAATGCATAAAAAAAAGAAATGGGTGTGCCTAATTTCCGGCATACCTATTTCTCCTTTCGTGCAATGGTTCTGCGCTTGGCTAGCTTATATTGTAAAGTTTGACGAGGTATCCCCAATAGCTGCGCTGCCTTCTTCAGATTCCCTCCTGTTGTTAGTAACGCTTCCTCGATCAATTGTGTTTCATAATAAAATAATTGCTCCTGCAAGGAGAGGGATTGCTGCCAGCTTCCATATCTGTTGCGATCTAATAGGTAATCAGGCAAATCGCTTACCTTCAGTAGTGGTCCATCACTAAGATTAAAGGCTGCTTCAATCACATGCTTCAGTTCACGTACATTACCCGGCCAGGAATATTGCTGGAAAACCTTAGCCACTTCTGCACTGACCCCTTCAAGTGGACTCGTAAATTGCTGCTTAAAGCTGGTGATAAAATGCTGGGTCAACAAGGGAATGTCTTGTAGTCGTTCTCGTAGTGGCGGAATGGGAAGGGCTACCACCTGCAAACGGTAGAAGAGATCCTCACGTAACGCCCCTTGCTCAACAGCATCCAAGGGCTTTTGATTGGTTGCAGCCATGATGCGAACATCCACTGCTTGCGATTGTGTCCCCCCCACAC
Above is a genomic segment from Rubeoparvulum massiliense containing:
- the kamA gene encoding lysine 2,3-aminomutase; protein product: MKERRDWREVELWKDVTDEEWNDWMWQLTHTIKTVDDLKKVVNLTPEEEEGVRISSQTIPLNITPYYASIMDPDDPRCPVRLQSVPLSHEINKTPYDLEDPLHEDEDSPTPGLTHRYPDRVLFLVTNQCSMYCRYCTRRRFSGQIGMGVPKKQLDAAIQYIRNTPQVRDVLISGGDGLLINDRILEYILKNLREIPHVEIIRIGTRAPVVFPQRITDNLCAILKKYHPIWLNTHFNHPKELTPEAREACAKLADAGVPLGNQSVILRGVNDSTRIMKELVHELVKTRVRPYYIYQCDMSEGIGHFRVPTARGIEIIESLRGHTSGYAVPTFVIDAPGGGGKIPVMPNYLISQSPEKVVLRNYEGVITSYPEPAHYVRGEEEAYWYGEDVQDKATVGIEALMKDQAFNLVPQDLSRMRKRQTYEEQGAVSLKHKRQEYREKVVEKSTEVQTESEQNEQKKEA
- the kamC gene encoding lysine 5,6-aminomutase reactivase ATPase KamC, producing the protein MRQRLQRLTESASGWEQFWQDLKPITPMGRQAKSVWRPFRPGEEATWQAYMDQQGRAITYLRAHPEVVERIQMYLRRLFSIEHLLKMWQARLAGRLSDWYQLLEWLTQLRGWLQERQHWDHEGLAALQQCNLVLEEFQHFQADGDGGFTIPAQFDPRLQRIQSEQQALLQQRHEELSKYRCELADQYKLTWNQEGECWVPLNRLEGLKGIKGLQLLRTTPFEAAYGLHPAITQVYDEQLQILEERSSLIVEEILHELTSKLKDVWPLLLQLHSTIGQWELEWLAIQWALQRGMVQPQLSGTGLFRVDKGIHPLLAQRFAFTPISLELTDGVTILTGANMGGKSVALRTIIFLQSLVQYGFWVPAQQLTTQLFHELYLLTGDGQDAGAGLSSFGFDLLAVHTILQEKSVGTSVLLCFDEFARGTNPIEGSRFARGVVQYLQQTSGCMTLFVTHFPAVLSIPKLHFYQTGGIRMNALQGELERLETEEYPAEGRWQELLAHLQSQLDYALYPTETQSIPQEALRIAEILGLYPPLLQAVEAEYKENKNGREEP
- the kamB gene encoding lysine 5,6-aminomutase reactivase subunit KamB, with translation MFKEIWPASAPRVCIAGLAKNVGKTTVLNGLLAEGERRGYSMAVASLGVDGEKYDVWSYREKPAVRLPPHTLVATAEQALQESEVEYTILQRLARSTPLGSIYLIRTLNAGTCKLAGTPTTADLQEVWEHFQYQGATHLLIDGAYDRVTAAQPNLVDGLILSVGASVHPSLQEVVKAMEDRLLPLSLPDTSHLPLALRAYYEDEVAKYPEQIWLWTEQGGQHWPGIWSLAEGSILSEIPHVGEAGLYLPGALTTERLQQLSKINPTLHLVLRDHTRWFLEACDVQPFYRRGGHCYVQQQLPLLAVTMNADSCAGYFFDPQEMAAALRAVMPPDVPLVDVLRQQRY
- the kdd gene encoding L-erythro-3,5-diaminohexanoate dehydrogenase, encoding MKPGDHYGIHRSIEPPNTLPQPAWRIDPSLPIYDNELLLDVTTLNIDAASFQQIKREVGGTKEAVATRILQIVHERGKMHNPVTGSGGMLIGKIRQWGERFPHSELQIGQEVATLVSLSLTPLSIHQIHDICMETGQVEVEGEAILFASGIFAPIPQELPRRVALAVLDVCGAPGQIAKLVQPEQRVVILGAGGKSGVLSLFQARKQLGNTGQLLALEYSAEACDWLRQLHIADEVIQVDATQPVEVLKQVEAATAGELADLVINCVSMPHTEMAAILSTRQGGITYFFSMATSFTAAALGAEGVGKDIQMVIGNGYTAGHVQAAFEAIWEHPQIAAWFYQRYAGISIEAEKERME